From the genome of Pygocentrus nattereri isolate fPygNat1 chromosome 25, fPygNat1.pri, whole genome shotgun sequence, one region includes:
- the cflara gene encoding CASP8 and FADD-like apoptosis regulator a, producing MADGMCLLVTSVVEALSQEECRTLRYLCSDLLSADCAEDCRGALITLTTQTVHSRPGDAVLKEVLFRLNRFDLLRRLLGATRKDVEEMLKTRGRVLSDYRVLMMELSESLNTAELQSLTFLLSSTVPRGLLERATSFLDVVAELEKMDMVSCEKPDLVEQHLRNIRRVDLANRIQSYQRDQHRNRREVSQSPAVHNGARVGLGRSHQAPVRKQQPLPEEFETLKLSVPESGVQCSERVPVVQRYSECGGVCVIVDCVGCDGGLLKETFERLGFRVDLHALLTVTELSSVLRSVSQQRALQRAATFCCCLLSRGSETHLLATDAEGPGFTLTDLWQIFCPVRCPLLVGKPKLFFTQSYVEAPPTLEQEDPYLEPDGVPYRAVPTCASASEMLPATADVLWSVCTTSARQLARRDHHSVYLQMLSSALLRARERKLHVLDALTEVNRDVYEHNRQNPDNLYHLTLSHTLRMTLCL from the exons ATGGCTGATGGGATGTGTCTGCTGGTGACCAGTGTGGTGGAGGCTCTGAGTCAGGAGGAGTGTAGAACCCTAAGGTACCTGTGCTCAGACCTTCTCTCGGCTGACTGCGCTGAGGATTGCAGAGGAGCCCTGATCACTCTCACGACGCAGACTGTCCACTCACGGCCCGGAGACGCCGTCCTGAAGGAGGTCCTCTTCCGACTGAACCGCTTCGACCTTCTGAGGAGGCTTCTGGGAGCCACCAGGAAAGATGTGGAGGAGATGCTGAAGACGAGGGGGCGTGTTCTCTCAGATTACAG ggttcTGATGATGGAGCTCAGTGAGAGTTTGAACACAGCCGAATTACAGTCCCTCACATTCCTGCTGAGCAGCACTGTACCCAGGGGCCTGCTGGAGCGAGCTACG AGCTTCTTGGATGTTGTGGCAGAGCTGGAGAAGATGGATATGGTTTCATGTGAGAAGCCGGACCTGGTAGAGCAGCATTTGAGGAACATCAGGAGAGTGGACTTGGCCAACAGGATACAATCGTACCAGAGAG ATCAGCACAGAAATCGACGAGAAGTTTCTCAAAGTCCAGCAGTGCATAACGGAGCACGG GTTGGTCTTGGTCGCAGTCATCAAGCTCCAGTGAGGAAACAGCAGCCGCTGCCTGAAG AATTTGAGACTCTGAAGCTCTCAGTGCCTGAAAGTGGAGTGCAGTGCTCAGAG AGGGTTCCTGTGGTTCAGCGCTACTCTGagtgtggaggtgtgtgtgtgatcgtTGACTGTGTCGGCTGTGATGGAG GTTTGTTGAAGGAGACGTTTGAGCGGCTTGGTTTCCGAGTGGACCTTCACGCGCTGCTGACCGTGACGGAGCTGAGTTCGGTGTTGAGGTCAGtgagccagcagagggcgctgcAGCGGGCTGCGACCTTTTGCTGCTGCCTGCTGAGCCGCGGCTCAGAGACGCACCTGCTGGCCACGGATGCTGAGGGTCCTGGATTCACTCTGACTGACCTGTGGCAGATTTTCTGCCCCGTGcgctgccccctgctggtggGAAAACCCAAGCTATTCTTCACCCAGAGCTATGTGGAGGCTCCGCCCACTCTGGAGCAGGAAGACCCATATTTGGAGCCGGACGGAGTGCCGTACCGCGCCGTTCCCACCTGCGCTTCGGCCAGTGAAATGCTCCCGGCCACTGCAGACGTCCTGTGGAGTGTGTGCACAACGTCGGCCAGGCAGCTGGCGAGGCGAGACCACCACTCAGTTTACCTGCAGATGCTAAGCTCCGCCCTCCTCCGCGCACGCGAGAG GAAGCTTCATGTTCTGGACGCTCTTACCGAGGTGAACAGAGACGTTTATGAGCACAATCGGCAGAATCCCGATAATCTGTACCACCTCACGCTCAGCCACACACTACGCATGACTCTCTGCCTGTAA
- the tmem169a gene encoding transmembrane protein 169a, with the protein MRVFGMEGESGPEVVTPVLRRPGEVEETTRTRKKKKKKKEIIYCSEAEDQDEGEGSAVIGEGEGSEGMDGALSSPPGEAVWDPPADGRFVTLTGTITRGKRKGELVEIRLTLTERELRDMARSKERLDEECEGPGPRHAVCRLEAGRGPHVLLWSLSCLPFIFLLAFITSFYYGTLTWYNIFLVFNEDRTFLHKVLVCPLLVLSYPLLMVLLCVGVAAYAAATQLSWSIGAWWQAVGDLEKGVCGWACGKLGLEDCAPYNVVELLDSDTLSGTLQSRREETSSV; encoded by the exons ATGAG GGTTTTTGGGATGGAGGGGGAATCGGGCCCGGAGGTCGTCACCCCGGTGCTGCGCAGGCCAGGGGAGGTGGAGGAGACCACCAGAACAcggaaaaagaagaagaagaaaaaggagatCATCTACTGCTCAGAGGCGGAGGACCAGGATGAGGGCGAGGGGTCAGCAGTAATAGGAGAGGGCGAGGGGTCAGAGGGAATGGATGGAGCCCTCAGCTCCCCGCCgggagaag CTGTTTGGGACCCTCCTGCAGACGGCCGTTTCGTGACTCTTACGGGAACAATCACTCGGGGGAAGAGGAAGGGCGAGCTGGTGGAGATTCGGCTGACCCTCACCGAGCGGGAGCTGAGGGACATGGCTCGTTCTAAAGAGCGTCTGGATGAGGAATGTGAGGGTCCAGGACCCCGGCATGCTGTGTGCAGGCTGGAGGCGGGACGGGGTCCACATGTGCTGCTCTGGAGCCTGTCCTGCTTGCCCTTCATCTTCCTGCTGGCCTTCATCACTTCATTCTACTATGGCACCCTGACCTGGTACAACATCTTCCTGGTGTTCAATGAGGACCGCACGTTCCTACACAAGGTGCTGGTCTGTCCCCTGCTGGTGCTGAGCTACCCGCTGCTCATGGTGctgctgtgtgtgggtgtagcGGCGTACGCAGCGGCCACTCAGCTGTCCTGGAGCATCGGGGCGTGGTGGCAGGCGGTGGGCGACCTGGAGAAAGGCGTGTGCGGGTGGGCCTGCGGCAAACTGGGACTAGAGGACTGCGCCCCCTACAATGTGGTGGAGCTGCTGGACTCGGACACGCTGTCCGGAACGCTGCAGAGTCGGCGGGAGGAGACGTCCTCCGTGTGA
- the pecr gene encoding peroxisomal trans-2-enoyl-CoA reductase isoform X1 has protein sequence MRVCVCARPAQLSSAQLSSAVSQRAVPSRSGMSVFRSDLFSGMVAIVTGGGSGIGKAIAAELLQLDGPLLLCSGCSVVIASRRLERLEAAAEELKRCTPELSRPLQVTSIRCNIRNEDEVKNLVASTLKLYGRIDFLVNNGGGQFSSPAASMSLKGWKAVIDTNLTGTYLCCKEVYSAWMQKNGGVIVNIIADMWRGFPGMAHTGAARSAVDNLTKSLAIEWADSGVRINSVAPGTIFSKTAMENYKDLGPMMFQKAVPSIPAKRLGFPEEVSPAVCFLLSPAASFISGATLKVDAGQSLYNVVWQIPDHSAWPVAPEGENVNALREILNNLKSKL, from the exons atgcgcgtgtgtgtgtgtgcgcgcccagcccagctcagctcagctcagctcagctcagctgtCTCTCAGAGAGCGGTACCGTCCCGGTCCGGTATGAGTGTGTTCAGGTCGGATCTGTTCAGCGGGATGGTGGCGATCGTGACCGGAGGAGGAAGCGGAATCGGAAAGGCCATCGCAGCGGAGCTGCTGCAGCTAG ATGgtcctctgctgctctgttcagGATGCAGTGTGGTCATTGCCTCTCGAAGGTTGGAGCGTTTGGAGGCCGCGGCTGAGGAGCTGAAGCGCTGTACCCCTGAATTGTCCAGGCCACTCCAGGTCACCTCCATTCGGTGTAACATCCGCAATGAGGACGAG GTAAAGAATCTGGTGGCATCCACGCTGAAGCTGTACGGCCGGATAGATTTTTTGGTGAATAACGGCGGCGGTCAGTTCAGCAGTCCAGCGGCCAGCATGAGTCTGAAGGGCTGGAAGGCCGTCATCGACACAAACCTCACGGGAACCTACCTCTGCTGCAAGGAGG TGTACAGTGCATGGATGCAGAAGAACGGGGGGGTCATTGTTAACATCATCGCCGATATGTGGAGGGGCTTTCCCGGCATGGC CCACACAGGTGCTGCCCGCTCTGCAGTGGACAATCTGACTAAAAGTCTGGCCATTGAGTGGGCGGACAGTGGAGTCAGGATCAACTCTGTGGCCCCG gggACAATCTTCTCTAAAACTGCGATGGAGAACTATAAGGATCTCGGTCCCATGATGTTCCAGAAAGCTGTTCCATCAATCCCAGCAAAACGCTTGGGCTTCCCTGAGGAG gtGTCTCCTGCCGTGTGCTTCCTGCTCTCTCCGGCTGCCTCCTTTATCTCCGGAGCGACGCTGAAGGTGGACGCAGGACAGAGTCTGTATAACGTAGTGTGGCAGATACCAG atcacTCAGCGTGGCCAGTGGCTCCTGAAGGAGAGAACGTAAACGCTCTGAGAGAAATTTTGAACAATCTCAAATCTAAACTATAA
- the pecr gene encoding peroxisomal trans-2-enoyl-CoA reductase isoform X2, with protein MRVCVCARPAQLSSAQLSSAVSQRAVPSRSGMSVFRSDLFSGMVAIVTGGGSGIGKAIAAELLQLGCSVVIASRRLERLEAAAEELKRCTPELSRPLQVTSIRCNIRNEDEVKNLVASTLKLYGRIDFLVNNGGGQFSSPAASMSLKGWKAVIDTNLTGTYLCCKEVYSAWMQKNGGVIVNIIADMWRGFPGMAHTGAARSAVDNLTKSLAIEWADSGVRINSVAPGTIFSKTAMENYKDLGPMMFQKAVPSIPAKRLGFPEEVSPAVCFLLSPAASFISGATLKVDAGQSLYNVVWQIPDHSAWPVAPEGENVNALREILNNLKSKL; from the exons atgcgcgtgtgtgtgtgtgcgcgcccagcccagctcagctcagctcagctcagctcagctgtCTCTCAGAGAGCGGTACCGTCCCGGTCCGGTATGAGTGTGTTCAGGTCGGATCTGTTCAGCGGGATGGTGGCGATCGTGACCGGAGGAGGAAGCGGAATCGGAAAGGCCATCGCAGCGGAGCTGCTGCAGCTAG GATGCAGTGTGGTCATTGCCTCTCGAAGGTTGGAGCGTTTGGAGGCCGCGGCTGAGGAGCTGAAGCGCTGTACCCCTGAATTGTCCAGGCCACTCCAGGTCACCTCCATTCGGTGTAACATCCGCAATGAGGACGAG GTAAAGAATCTGGTGGCATCCACGCTGAAGCTGTACGGCCGGATAGATTTTTTGGTGAATAACGGCGGCGGTCAGTTCAGCAGTCCAGCGGCCAGCATGAGTCTGAAGGGCTGGAAGGCCGTCATCGACACAAACCTCACGGGAACCTACCTCTGCTGCAAGGAGG TGTACAGTGCATGGATGCAGAAGAACGGGGGGGTCATTGTTAACATCATCGCCGATATGTGGAGGGGCTTTCCCGGCATGGC CCACACAGGTGCTGCCCGCTCTGCAGTGGACAATCTGACTAAAAGTCTGGCCATTGAGTGGGCGGACAGTGGAGTCAGGATCAACTCTGTGGCCCCG gggACAATCTTCTCTAAAACTGCGATGGAGAACTATAAGGATCTCGGTCCCATGATGTTCCAGAAAGCTGTTCCATCAATCCCAGCAAAACGCTTGGGCTTCCCTGAGGAG gtGTCTCCTGCCGTGTGCTTCCTGCTCTCTCCGGCTGCCTCCTTTATCTCCGGAGCGACGCTGAAGGTGGACGCAGGACAGAGTCTGTATAACGTAGTGTGGCAGATACCAG atcacTCAGCGTGGCCAGTGGCTCCTGAAGGAGAGAACGTAAACGCTCTGAGAGAAATTTTGAACAATCTCAAATCTAAACTATAA